The window GTCGTTGTCGTCTTCCTTGGTCTGCAGGAAGTAGCCTTCCTTCAGCACAGCGTGCAGCTTGGAGAAGGTCTCGAAGACATCGTCCTTGCTGCCCAGGTGCAACTGGTCCTTCGGCATGGCCGTCATGGCCTTGCGCAGCACCGGGAAATGCGCCACGGTGCCGGCCATGCCGATGTAGCTCGGCCCGCCCGTGCCGTCCACCTTGAAGATCTTGCTGTTGTCCTCGAAGCGGTGGCCCAGGCGGGTGTCGCCGAAGGTCACCAGCGTGTCGGCGGCGATCGCCACCTGGCCCGCCTTCTTGACGACAACGACCGTGGTCATTTAGAGCAGGACCCGGCGGAAGTCCGTCAGCACCTGGCCGAAGAACGCGTTGAAGCGCGCAGCAGCCGCGCCATCGATCACACGGTGGTCCCAGCTCAGCGACAGCGGCAGCATCAGCTTTGGCACGAAGGCCTTGCCGTCCCACTTGGGCTCGATCTGGCTCTTGCACACGCCCATGATCGCCACCTCGGGCGCGTTGATGATCGGCGTGAAATACCGCCCGCCAATGCCGCCCAGGCTGGAGATCGTGAAGCAGGCGCCGCTCATGTCGGCCGGGCCGAGCTTGCCGTCGCGCGCCTTCTTGGCCAGATCGCCCATTTCCTGGCTGATCTGGATCACGCCCTTCTTGTCGGCGTCCTTGATCACGGGCACGACCAGGCCGTTCGGCGTGTCGGCCGCGAAGCCGATGTGGAAGTACTTCTTCAGCACCAACTGTTCGCCGTCGAGCGAGCTGTTGAACTCGGGGAACTTCTTCAGCGCGGCCACCGAGGCCTTGATCATGAAGGCGAGCATGGTCAGCTTGATGCCGGCCTTCTCGTTCTCCTTGTTCATGCTCACGCGGAAAGCTTCGAGCTCGGTGATGTCGCAGTCGTCGTGGTTGGTGACGTGCGGGATCAGCACCCAGTTGCGGTGCAGGTTGGCGCCGCTGATCTTCTTGATGCGCGACATGTCCTTGCGCTCGATCTCGCCGAACTTGGTGAAATCGACCTTGGGCCACGGCAGCAGGCCGAGCGCCTCGCCACCGCCGCCCGCGGCTTTGGGTGCGTTCGCGGCCTGGGCCTTGGTCTGCGCCGTACCCGCCATCACCGACTTGGTGAAGGACTGGATGTCGGATTCGGTGATGCGGCCCTTGGGTCCGCTGCCCTTGACTTCTTCGAGCGGCACGCCGAGTTCACGCGCGAACTTGCGCACCGAAGGCGATGCGTGCGGCAGTGCGCCGGTGGGTGCGGTGGTCGGGTTGTGGGCCGGCACCGAAGCGCTGGCGGCCACCGGCGCGGCAGCGGCGGCGGCAGGCGCCGGGGCCGGTGCAGCGGCGGCAGGTGCGGCCGACGGTGCTGGCGCTGGTGCGGCAGGTGCAGCACCGGCCGCGCCTTCGAGCACGGCCAGCAGGTCACCGATGTTGACCTTGTCGCCGATCTTGACCTTCAGTTCCTTGAGCACACCGGCGGCGGAGGAAGGGATTTCCATCGAGGCCTTGTCGGACTCCACGGTGATCAGCGATTGTTCGACCTTGATGGTGTCGCCGGTCTTGACCATCACCTCGATCACGGTCACGTCCTTGAAGTCGCCGATGTCGGGCACGAACACTTCGACCGGACCG of the Rhodoferax koreense genome contains:
- a CDS encoding MFS transporter; the encoded protein is MTTVVVVKKAGQVAIAADTLVTFGDTRLGHRFEDNSKIFKVDGTGGPSYIGMAGTVAHFPVLRKAMTAMPKDQLHLGSKDDVFETFSKLHAVLKEGYFLQTKEDDNDPYESSQFTVVVANASGIYGLYSYREVFEFKEFWGIGSGRSFALGALHASWNTAKSARELALQSVNTACEFDKNSAGPVEVFTLKLKK
- the aceF gene encoding dihydrolipoyllysine-residue acetyltransferase yields the protein MALIEISVPDIGDFDEVTVIELLVKPGDTVKAEQSLITVESDKASMEIPSSAAGVVKEVKVKLGDKVKEGSLVVMLEAEGGAAAAPAPAAAPAAAAAAPAPAPAAAPAAAAPAAASGPVEVFVPDIGDFKDVTVIEVMVKTGDTIKVEQSLITVESDKASMEIPSSAAGVLKELKVKIGDKVNIGDLLAVLEGAAGAAPAAPAPAPSAAPAAAAPAPAPAAAAAAPVAASASVPAHNPTTAPTGALPHASPSVRKFARELGVPLEEVKGSGPKGRITESDIQSFTKSVMAGTAQTKAQAANAPKAAGGGGEALGLLPWPKVDFTKFGEIERKDMSRIKKISGANLHRNWVLIPHVTNHDDCDITELEAFRVSMNKENEKAGIKLTMLAFMIKASVAALKKFPEFNSSLDGEQLVLKKYFHIGFAADTPNGLVVPVIKDADKKGVIQISQEMGDLAKKARDGKLGPADMSGACFTISSLGGIGGRYFTPIINAPEVAIMGVCKSQIEPKWDGKAFVPKLMLPLSLSWDHRVIDGAAAARFNAFFGQVLTDFRRVLL